The window TATAAAAATACCTATTCATCACATGTTTGGATTTCACTCTTAGTCAGCATCCACTCAAAAAACAAGACAATCCTAGTTACACCACATTTTCCCTGCCATAAAGGCTTCTAAAATACGCCTCGCTTTTTTCTTTGGCAAATTGAAAGGCATCGATTTCGGTCTTGCGTTCCTTATAAGGCAATTTTTTATCACTTTCGAAATGAAGTCGGAAGACCGGGTCCTCATCCTGCATGACATGACGAAATTCATGGAAAAGGGTCTCAATTAACGTTTCATACTCCTCGTATTGGAAAATAAAGATAATCCCCAGCTCACGCCAAAAAATCCCTGCAGCAAAGCGCAAATACTCATCCTCTTCGTCCCCTAAATCGCTGATGATTTGGTTCGCTTCCCGAATGGAGCAAAAAATCACCGGAATATGGAAGACATTCTCTAAATAAGCATCCATCGTATGATAGATGGAGCGGAGATTCCAGGAAAACTCGCTATCCAAGACATACCAGTTCTTATATCGTTGAAGGATGGTACGCTTCTGCAGTACTTCGGTTAAGGTCATGAAGACAGCCTCCAATCCAATTTAGATCAGCATGCTACTATCATATCGCCTATAGGTGCAGGATTATACCTATTGGGTATTATTTCCATTCTTAAAATAATTCTAAAAAGAATGAATAGTAAAAGCTGTACTAAGAGTAGGAAGGGCTGCTGTTCATCTTTTATGAGGTAATGTGTTTCATTATGCTGACACCCAAAGAAGACACTAAAAAGCGTTTAATCAGAACATTTCAATAAACCGCTGGGCACCCTTCGATAGAGGACGGTTTTTGTCCCAGATTAGAGAAATTTTATTTTGCAGAGGACAATCCTCTATTTCAACAATTTTAATATCGTCAGACGGGTGGATGGCAAAGGTTGATCTTGGCAAAACAGCTCCTCCCATCCCGGCTGCGACAAAGGAGAAGATAATCGCAGCGTCATGAGATTCGCAGATAATATTTGGTTTGACCCCTAGTTTGTTACAGGTATCTTGAAAGGCGGTATACTTTCCATACTTGTTTTCGCGTACGAACATGACAAGCGGGATGTCTTCCAAATCCATCATATGAATGGTTGCTCTAGATGAATCCCACTCCCATTTACTTGGAATGAATAATACATAGGGCTCCAGCAATCAAGGTGTTGGAATTGCAGGAAACGGAAGAAGACAAGCGTCTTAATCGAAGATTAGCGGTAGAAATTCAAATCAAAACAAAGAATGGGCAAGTGTATGAAAAATCGGTTCAGCACGCACCGGGCTCGAAAGAAAAACCACTGAGTGAAGCCGAGCATCGTGAAAAGTGGGTCAGCTGCTTGAGCCATTATGGAGAGCCATCATCGGCTCCTGGCAGCATAGAGTCCATCGCCCATGACCTGTATGATCAAGGTTTACGAATGGACACATACACCTGCTTCAGTGATTGGATGAACGAGATACACAAACAATTGAATGCTTATAAACCAAAACAGATGATTTGATTCCAGAAAGGAATCGAGTGGAAGGAGTATCATAATGAAATTCCGTATCTGTGGAAAAAGAAGCTGATTCTTGAGGCCTTGGACAAAGCAAAGGAGCTACTTCAGGTAGGCACAGGCTCAATTGATAGAAGAGCGGTCTATTTAGTGAATCCAGGTATGAAACAGATGGAGCCACACGGCTGGGGTGGCGCAACACAAACCTTATATGCAGCCGTTCAAGCGCTTAATCCTGGGGAAGTCGCTCCATCTCACAGGCATATGACATCAGCTCTAAGGTTTATTATGGAGGGTCACGGTGCATCCGGTATTGTGAATGGTGTGAAGTATCATTTTGAACCGGGAGACTATGTCATTACACCAGAGTGGACTTGGCACGATCATGTGAATGAAGGAAACGAAACGGTACTATGGATGGACTGCTTAGATATTCCATTCACATCAGCACTGACAAGCTCCTTCTTTGAGCTAGCAGGGGCTGTTCCATGAACAGGATACCATTGGGAAAGGTAAAGCATATTCTGATTATATTCAGTTTGACTTACAGACGGTGGAAGCAAGTGTTTCCGGTCCCAAGCGACCGCAGGACAGAATGCCGATTTCAGAGGTAAGACAATCATTTCCAAAGCCACTTTCAGCTAGCGAACCAAACGAGCTGGATGCTCAGGGAACGGAATTGCAGAATGGCTCCATTGTCATAGCAGCCATTACAAGCTGTACGAATACATCCAACCCCTTCAATATGATAGGTGCTGGATTATTGGCTAAGAAGGCTGTTGAATATGGTTTAACCGTACCGAAGACGATTCAGACTTCTTTGGCGCCTGGATCAAAGGCGGTTACAGCTTATTTGCAAAAAGCAGGATTACTTCCGTATTTGGAAAAGCTGGGCTTTTATCATGCCGGCTACGGCTGTGCCGTATGTGTAGGCAACAGCGGGAAGCTTAATGCTGAAGTCGAGAAAATGATTCAGGAGAATGATCTGACGGTCGCTGCTGTATTAAGTGGCAACCGTAATTTTGAAGGACGAATTCATGCCTTAGTAAAAGCAAATTATTTAGTTTCGCCTCCGTTAGTCATCGCCTTTGCCATTGCAGGCACGATGAATATTAATTTGGAGAATGAACCGCTGGGTCGAACTTTATCAGGTAAAGAGGTCTATTTGCAGGATATTTGGCCGAGCTCAGATGAAATTGCTAGCCTAGTAGAGTCTGCGATTTCATCTGATATTTTCCGTGAAGCCTATGAAAATGTGTTTGAAGGCGACGAGAAATGGCGGGAACTGGAATATCATGATTATCCGATTTTTAAATGGGATGATCGGTCCACCTATTTTAAAAAGTCTCCTTTTCTCGAGTCCGGACAAATCCAACGATTCAGCGCTTTCTCCAGGCAAGGGGAACCTTTGCCCATCCAAGGCTGTAAAACCCAATGGCTCAAGGACATCATTTGAAGCCGTACTGCGTCTGGATACGAAAATGGAGATTGAGCTCTATCAGAAAAAGGGAGTCTTTCAGAATATCCTCGACCAATGGGGAGAAACACAAAAGGTATAATACATGTTACAGAAAAAAGGAGAATCTTCTAGTAGATGTTCTCCTTTTTTCTATGCAAATGAAAAGGCCAAAGAATAGAAAAATTCTATCAATAAATGGAAAAATGAAGGTAATCGATTATTATAAATCCCCTTTCGCTCAAAGGGAAGAAAAATCGTTATTGTTCAAAATAAGGACAAGAATTTGTGAAAACTATATAAAAGTGATCTGGAATCCATAGAAATTCTCCATGTATTTTATGTATGATAGGTACGTACTAACAAATGTGATATTGTTCACATATATAGGAGATGACAGTATGAAGAAGAAAAATTGGTTACTAATGCTCATCATGAGTATTTTTATGCTATTTGCTGCTGCTTGCGGAAACGACTCTGCAAGTGAACCAAAGCAGGAAGAGCCAAAAGAAGAGCAAAAGGAAGATGAGGTAACAGGTGCTTCTGAAGGAGCAAGCTACACACCTCTTGACGAGCTTCAGGATAACTATGACATCGTCATTATCGGTGCTGGTGGTGCCGGAATGACAGCTGCTCTTGAAGCAAAGGCAAACGGCATGAATCCAGTTATTTTTGAAAAAATGCCAGTTGCTGGAGGAAACACATCAAAATCCTCTTCTGGAATGAATGCATCAGAAACAAAGTTCCAAACCGAGCAAGGCATTCAGGATAGCAATGATAAATTTTATGAAGAAACATTAAAAGGCGGAAAAGGTACAAATAATCCAGAATTACTTCGTTTCTTCGTTGATAATTCAGCTGATGCGATTGACTGGTTAGATTCAATCGGCATCCGCTTGAACAATATCACGATTACAGGTGGAATGAGCGAAAAGCGTACACACCGTCCTGAAGATGGTTCTGCAGTAGGCCAATATCTTGTGACTGGCTTAGTAAAAAATGTGGAAGAGCAAAAAATTCCTTTATTCGTTAATGCGGATGTAAAGGAAATTACGCAAAAAGATGGACAAGTTAACGGCGTTAAAGTTGTATTTGATGGAAAAGATGAGAAAGCAATCTCTGCAAAGGCTGTTGTAGTCGCATCAGGCGGTTACGGAGCTAATATGGATATGATCACAAAGGTTAGAAGCGATTTAGAAGGCTATGTAACAACAAACCAAGAAGGTAGCACAGGCGATGGTATCACGATGATTGAAGCTCTTGGCGGCACAGCGGTTGATATGGATCAAATCCAGGTTCACCCAACTGTACAACAGGAAAAATCTTACCTAATCGGTGAAGTGGTTCGTGGAGAAGGTGGAATCCTTGTTTCTGCAGAAGGAAAGAGATTCCATAACGAAATGGATACTCGTGACAATGTGACAGCTGCAATCAACAGCCTACCAGAAAGATCAGCATGGTTAGTATTTGATTCTGGTGTCAAATCTCGTGCGAAGGCCATTGATCAATATGAAAAAATGGGCTTTACAGTAAAAGGTGAAACGATTGAAGCATTAGCAGCAGAAATGAAGGTTCCAGCAGAGGCATTAAGTGCAACGCTTGATACTTGGAACACTACTGTTGCCAATAAAAACGATGCTGAATTTGGCAGAACAACGGCGATGGACAACGATTTATCAGGTGCTCCATTCTACGCCATTAAAATTGCTCCTGGAATTCACTACACAATGGGTGGCGTGAATATCAACACAAATACAGAAGTAATCACTGAAGCTGGTCAAGCAATTCCTGGTCTATTTGCAGCAGGAGAAGTAACTGGCGGATTACACGGTCAAAACCGTATCGGTGGAAACTCTGTAGGAGATATCATTGTATTTGGTCGTCAAGCGGGTGTGAAATCAGCTGAGTTTGTAAAAGCACAATAATATTTGTCTGAATGGCTGGTCAAACAGCTATGGTTAAAATAAAAGATTACTAGAAAAAGAGTCATCCTTATGGGATGGCTCTTTTCTTGTATGAATGGTGTTTATGGAAAAAGAGGGACTTGTTTGGTGCAACTAATATATGGAAGGAAGTGAAGCAGGTTTGGTGGAAATGGACTAATAAGTATTTTACAATAATAGTAGAAAAGTATATTTAAATATTCAGATTTATAGTGGCTAAATACTCAGTGTACGGTAAAGGGGGAGTTTTAAACGTAATCACCTAGAAATATGAACTTTTTTCACATTTAAGATTGGATTTGATTAACAAGTGATGAAAGGGTGCTTTGTATGCTGAAGGAAATTGAAAAAAAGCTGATCGATCATGTTTTTGACATGAGTGTGAAAGGTGGGGAGAAGCTGTCATTAGAACAATTTGAGTTGGCGGAAAAGGATAACCCAGATTACCGGGTCAAATGGAGTGAGCTTGGCTCCTATTTATTGAATTTAAGGTCGCAGGATTATTTGCGGTTTGATGACAGTATTTTAACCTGTGGCGGTGAAGTAAACCAGAAGTATGATAATAATATTAGCTTTGTCTGGACGGATAAACTAGAATTAGGTCATAATGGAATCACCTTTATTTTAGATGAGCTGAAGGCTGTTAAGGATAAGGAAATTCAGGCCTTACTGGCTGCCGGACAATCCACTCGAAGCAAATGGACGAACGCTCTTATCTTCTTCGTGCTTGGCCTGATTGTTGCCTGGATGATAAGGTTTTTTAACTAAGGCAGATAGGGGAAAACCAAAATGTTGTCAACTTATGGAAAAAATAACACGCTAAAAAATGTCCTTCAAGGGTGATGAAGGACATTTTTTTAACTTCATTCAGCAGTCGAAAATTAGACGGGCGAATTTGCTTGTTGAGCTATTTAGTGAACTCTTACAGGAGATTTTTTACAAACCTGAGATTCTAGCACATAGGCTAATTCAAACGCATCCTTCACGGCAGTCGATAAGGACCCAGGATGATTAACGGCATCGCCGATGACAAATACCTGGTCAAAATGCTGACGGAACGACTCTTCTAATGGATTATAGGCTTGGGTTCCCATTGCAATCACCACATTGTCCATATCAATGGACGTCTGCTGGCCTGAGGCAGGATCCTCAATGACGACAGCATCCGGCTGAATCTCTGATACCCGGTGGTCGCTAATAATCTTTACATGATTCTTCTTCAATCGATTCATTAATCGTGCTCTTGTCGGTGGACTAATTCGTCTGCCGATGGCAGTAGGAAGTTCGATATAGGTTACGTCATTTCCCTTTGCTGCCAGCTGGTCTGTGATACTAAAGCAGATCATCCCGCTGCCCATCACGACGATTTTTTCCTGATTAAAATATTTATGATGTGAATAAACATATTCATAGCCATAGACATTTGGCTGGTTAATTCCTGGGATATCAGGCATATAGCCCTTTGCACCGGTGGCTAAAATGACCGCATAAGGATTCATCGCTTGTATCATGCCAATCTCTGCCTCTGTATTCATATGAATCTCAACGCCTAAACGATTCAATTCATTGCGATGATAATCAATAAACCAGTTCATTTTCTCCTTATGGAGCGGCTTGCTCACAAGCGGCAGCTGTCCGCCAAGCTTGTTATCCTTTTCAAATAAGGTAACTCGATAGCCTTTTTCCGCAAGCACTCTTGCTGCTTCCATTCCGCCAGGACCACCCCCGACAATCACTACATGGCGCTTGTCTTGAATTTGAGGAAGCTTCTGATCAAATTCAAGCTCACGTCCTGCTCTTACATTAATCGCACATTGGACATGCAGTCCCTTTCCAACCGAGCGGATGCAGTGCATACAGCAGATGCATTTGCGAAGTTCGTCTTCGCGCTCCTCCATTACCTTATGAACCCATTCCGGATCGGCAATCTGACCACGGCCAATCGCAATAAAGTCTGCTTTTCCATCTGCTAAAATCGACTCGGCAAACTCTGGCTCACGAATCACACCAACGGTAATGACTGGAATGCTAACAGCCTTTTTCATTTCCTCGGCAAGATACACTCTCCAGCCCTGCTCATAAAGCGGCGATTCGACGATAACCTCGGAGGAATCATAGGTGCCGGCACTTGCGTGAAGTGAATCAACTCCGGTCTTCTCCAAATGGGCCCCGATTCTTAAACCCATTTCAAGGTCAATTCCACCCTTTACGAATTCATCGACGCTAAGGCGGACGGAGACAGGGAAATCTTGACCGCAATGCTTCTTAATCCCAACGATGATTTCGTCAATAAACCGCATGCGATTCTCAAAGCTGCCGCCATATTCGTCGGTCCTTAGATTGGTATAAGGGCTGAGGAATTGGTTAACTAAATAACCATGGGCAGCGTGTATTTCAACACCGTCAGCACCAGCAAGCTTTGCGCGGACAGCTCCCATGACGAATTTCATTACAAGCTCCTTCACCTCAGCAGTCGTGAGCTCTCTAGGCTCCTCACCGATGGACGGACAGGTGACAGGACTTGGCGCCACAATTTGTTTCCCGCCAATCAGAATTGACTTGGATTCACGCCCGGCATGGTGCAGCTGCATAAAAATCTTCGCTCCATGCTTGTGAACCGCATTAACCAACCGGTGGATACCCGGAATGAAGCGATCCTCATCAACCCGCGGCTGAGTAACCGCTGCCTTCCCATATTCATAATCAATAGAGGCAACCTCTACAATAACCAACCCTGTACCACCTTTTGCCCGTTCTTCGTAATAGGCAATCATATGATCAGTAATTTCACCATCAGGACCGGATAGGTTGGTTCCCATCGGCGGCATAACGATTCGATTTTTCAATGTAAGGCTGCCGATTTTTCCTTTAGCAAATAAATGCTGATATTTCATCTCAAATTCCCCCTTTTTAAAATGATCAAATTCGCCCGTCGAATTTGCGTCCGGATTTTTATCGAGCTCGCTCGATAAACTACCTTTAAAAAATCCGTGACATCCGCCTGAGACTTAACTTCATTCAGCCGGGGGTTGAACCCCACTGAATCGAATGACCATTTGCATTCATCCCCCACTTATAGAAGCGGAGGACTTCTGCTGAATGAAGTTAAATAATTCACATAACGATACAAAAAAATAATTCCAATCCCTATTATAAAGGAAGGGAGGGGCAATTTTTTGTCATAAAACGGACAATTGAGTGACATAAGTAGGTCGATTAAGGGTCAAGTAAAAATGTTATTTTACTAACTATAATTCTCTTCATCTGGATTATTGTAAAATAATTTTAAAAATGACAATCTGTGCCTAATAATATCGAGATTTCAGACATACTGTGTCGTTGTTATATGATTTTATAAACGATATCATTAAATCGTAATAATTAATTTCATAGTTGTTAGATGAAGATACTCTATCCAGAAGATATCGGGAAATAGTAAATGGAGAAGGATAGGCTTTTTTAATAATCAGGATTGTTATTGCATTCACATATTTTGTCGTACACCTATGAAATTAATGAAGGCTATTAAAATCATTGTAAGGGGTGTTATTCGATGAATGGTAATGGAATTGAAAGATTAGGTCGGATTCAGCTTCGAGTGTTTGATTTTGAAAAATCAGTTGATTATTACACAAATGTGCTTGGCCTTGACATTACAGCCCGAGATGAGAACAGAGTCTATTTAAAGGCATGGGACGAATGGGATCATCATAGTGTGATTCTCGAAAAGTCTGATCGAGCCGGCGTAGACCATGTTGCCTTTAAAGTAACAAATAATGATGTATTGGATACATTAGAAAAGAAAATTGGAGATTTTGGCTGCACGATGGAGCGTGTTTCGAATAAGGACCGTATTGGCGAAGGTCAAGCGATTCGGACAACACTGCCAACCGGCCATAAAATTGAGTTCTATCATGATATTGAGTATGTAGGGGTTCCGACTGGCACATTGAATCCACATCCATGGCCAGAGGGACAAAGAGGCATTTCCCCACATCGTCTTGATCACTGCTTATTATCAGGTGATGATATTGTCTCTACTAAACGCTTATTCAAGGATGTGCTCGGCTTTGTAGAAACGGAAAAAGTCGTGACCGTTGATGGTGAATCGTTAATTGCGACTTGGTTAACAACGACTATGACGGGACACGACATTGCCTTAATTAAAGGACCGGAAGCAAAAATCCATCACGTCGGCTTCTTTTTAGATAACTGGTATGATATTTTAAGAGCTTCCGATATTCTATCTCGCTATGAGATTGAAATCGATGTAACACCGACTCGTCACGGAATTACTCGTGGTCAAACCATCTACTTCTTTGACCCATCAGGTAACCGTAATGAGGTGTACACCGGCGGCTATGCAGTATATTCTGACTTCCCAACGATTACTTGGACAGAGGACAAGCTTGGACAGGGTATTTTCTATCACCGCCGTCAGTTAAACGAAGCATTTACAGCTGTATTTAGCTAAACAAAACCATCGATAAAAAAAGGGAGATCCTTACCATGAGGATTTCCCTTTTTCTAATTGAAATTATTATTTATTTTATTGTGGCGTAATGACCTCAATATTATGTGCTACAAGCTCTTGATACATTTCAGCGCTTACCTGTTGATCTGTAATCAATGCATCAATTTGATTAAGGCCCGCGAAAGCTGCGCTGGAGTTACTTCCGATTTTCGTTGAATCTACTAGGGCAACCACCTTATTAGACCTTTTAATCATTTCCTTTTTAAGCGAAATTTCATAGAGATTAAAGTCCGTTAAACCAGATTCTACAGAAAAGCCATTGGCCGATGTGAAAAATATATCAATATTGACATTATCGAGAATACTTACTCCTAAGGTGCCTTCAATGGAAGTAGAGCCTTTAGTTACTAGACCACCGACTAAGATAACCGTTATATCTGGATTGTCCTTTAACTCTAAAGCAGTTTGGAGTCCGCTGGTAACAACCGTTAAGCGAATCGGCTGCTCCTTTAAATAACGGGCAAATTCTAAAACCGTTGAACTGGCGTCTAGGAGAATACATTGCTTTTCCTTCACAAATTCTGAAGCCAGCTTGGCAATTTGCATTTTTTCTTGCTTGTTTTTCTTTTCACGGGCTGAGAAACTCATTTCATTATTGGACTCTTCATTTAGTACTGCCCCGCCATGAGTTCTGGTTAATAGACCTTCCATTTCCATTTTACTTAGGTCGGTTCGTAATGTAGCTTCAGATACTCCGATTTCTTTAGCCAAGTCCTTTACGGTGATTCGTTCCTGTTCCTGCAGGATTTGCATAATTATGTTTTTTCGCTCACTTGCAAACATTTTCATTTTTATTCATCCTTATAACTTGGTATATTATTTTTATCATATTTTATTTTCGTTTATTTTTCAATCTAATTCTCGTTTTCTTTTCTAATTTTAAAAGAAAACGAAAATGAATAGATATATGAATATAAAAACTGTGATATATAGGGTATTTCCTAAATATATTTGGCTAATTCAACTTCTTTACCTTCTTCACAGGTAACAATGTTCAGCCGCATTCTCCCTCTATATAGTATGTACTCATTTCTAAACCCAATATATGGTGATTTCACCAATAAAATCAAACTGGGCATATTTTCGTTTATTTTCGTATGAAAAAAATTAAAGATAAACACAAAAAATAATTAAAACTAAGTTGACAAAACAAAAATAAATGATAATATTAAAAGTGTAAAACGAAACCAAACGAAACAATAGAGAAAAGGAGTGGAAAGCAAAAATCAATAAATTGAAACCGATTTCTCTAATAAGTAACTGTAACGAAGTATTTGAACTCAAAGATCAACATAGTAGAATGGTAGATTCCTAGTATAAGTGGTTTTATCTTAGCAACTGTAACGGAAGTCACGGATAGTCAGAATGAAATCAGGTAGTATAAAATGGTCTGTCTATTTATAATAGAAGGTTTCCTTACATTCGCAGGTGAGTTTTTAAAATAATATACATCTTAGATTATCCTCATCTTATAAGATGAAGGAAATAAGTATTTAGGAAAAGGAGAATACAAAATGACTCAAACTCTTAAAAACGAAACAATTCAGGGAAATGAACTGCCTAAAACAATGAAAGCGGTTGTAGCTTATGCACCTGGTGATTATAAATTTGAAGAAGTACCAGTACCAACGATTGAAAATGATAAAGAAATCATCATTAAAGTGGAAGCGTGTGGAATTTGCGCAGGAGATGTAAAAGCATTTGATGGAGCACCGAGCTTCTGGGGGGATGAAAAGCAGCCTGCATATATCAAGGCTCCTATGATTCCAGGTCATGAATTTATTGGACGTGTTGTGCAAAAGGGTTCAGCCGTTAAGGATTTTGAAATTGGCGATCGAATCATTTCTGAACAAATTGTTCCATGTGAAGAATGCCGTTTTTGTAAAAGAGGTCAGTATTGGATGTGTGAAAAGCATGATCTATACGGATTCCAAAATAATGTAAACGGCGGTATGGCTGAATATATGAAATTACCGAAGGAAGGCCGTAATTATAAAGTTCCTGAAGATATGCCGATTGAACAAGCTATTTTAATTGAGCCATATGCTTGTAGCCTTCATGCTGTACAGAGAGCCAACATCCAACTTGGAGATTTCGTTGTCCTATCTGGTGCAGGAACACTAGGTTTAGGAATGGTTGCTCCAATTAAGAAGTCAGGTGCAGGAACATTGGTTGTATTGGACCTTCAGGATGACCGACTAGAATTAGCAAAGAAATTCGGTGCGGATATTGTTTTAAACCCAAGCAAAGTGGACGCAGTGCAGGAAATTAAGAATATGACGGAAGGCTATGGCTGTGATATTTACATTGAAGCGACAGGACATCCGGCATCAGTTGAACAAGGCTTAAGTGCGATTAGAAAGCTAGGTACATTTGTTGAGTTTGGTGTATTTGGTAAGCCTGTAACGGTTGATTGGAGCATCATTAGTGACCGTAAAGAACTTGATTTACTAGGTGCGCATTTAGGACCATACTGCTACCCATTAGTAATTGATGGAATTGCTAAAGGCGAAATTCCAACTGAAAGCGTTGTAAGTCATGAATTTGGATTAGAGCAATTCAAAGAAGCCTTTGATTTAGTGAAAAAAGGTTCAGAATCCTTAAAGGTTATTTTAGTACCATAAGCTAAGTAATCCGGACGCAAATTCGACGGGCGAATTTGATATATCCCCCCTGAATGGTAACGCTGCACCAAATGCTGCGTTACCATTCAAAATAGCAACTTCCCTAGTAATTTTTCTAAATCATTAGGAAAGTTACTTAAAATGAAAGCGTTTTATATGAGTGTGTGACTTAGAAAAAATATATGTTGGCTTTGGGAGGGTTAGGAAAATGAATGATTTGAGGCAGCAAGGCAGTTTTTTAGATAAAATAGGCATTCCTTCAAATCTGGTGTGGGGTTATATTGGCGTTCTTATTTTTATGATGGGGGACGGTCTCGAACTCGCATGGATCAGCACATATCTTGTTGAACAAGGATTAACAGTCCAACAGGCAGCGACTCTTACCACTGCATATGGAGTAACGATTGCCATTGGAGCCTGGTTTTCTGGTGTGATGGTCGAAGCCATTGGGCCGCGGAAGACGATGACAATTGGTGTCTTATTCTATGTCATTGGACATGCATTATTTGTGGGTCTTGCTTTGCCTAGTATTAAATATGGACTCATGATACCCACTTATGCAATAAGAGGTTTTGGTTATCCGTTATTTGCTTATTCATTCTTAGTATGGGTTACATATAAAACACCGCAGCAAAAGTTAGGAACGGCGGTTGGTTGGTTTTGGTTTGTCTTTACAGGTGGGCTCAGCGTACTAGGTGCTTACTTTTCTAGCTGGGCGATTCAAGCGTTTGGGCATATGGCTACCCTTTGGAGTGCGATTCTATGGGTATTAATTGGATGGCTATTAGCAGTCTTCGTAAACCGAGATTCATTCGAGGTAAAGGCAAAAGGTGATAATCAGGCTTCATCAAAATTAAAAGAGTTATTAAATGGAGTTACAATTGTAAAAAGAGAGCCAAAAGTTGCGATTGCGGGAATCGTAAGGATTGTCAATCAAACATCACAGTATGCATTCCCACTATTCCTACCTATTTACTTATCTAACTATGGAATCAATATGACGGTATGGTTAAATATTTGGGGAACGATTTTCATTTCAAATATCGCCTTCAATTTAATTTTCGGTGTGGTTGGAGATAAATTTGGCTGGAGAAATACCGTTACATGGTTTGGCGGAATTGGATGTGCTACTTTCACACTATTACTATACTTAGCACCACAATGGTTTGCGGGAAATATCGTCGCTCTTTCAATTATCGGTGTGCTATGGGGCGCATGTCTAGCAGGATATGTACCACTTTCTGCCCTAACTCCATCATTAGTAAGCGATGGCGACAAGGGTGCAGCGATGTCGATTC of the Bacillus tuaregi genome contains:
- a CDS encoding MDR/zinc-dependent alcohol dehydrogenase-like family protein, which gives rise to MTQTLKNETIQGNELPKTMKAVVAYAPGDYKFEEVPVPTIENDKEIIIKVEACGICAGDVKAFDGAPSFWGDEKQPAYIKAPMIPGHEFIGRVVQKGSAVKDFEIGDRIISEQIVPCEECRFCKRGQYWMCEKHDLYGFQNNVNGGMAEYMKLPKEGRNYKVPEDMPIEQAILIEPYACSLHAVQRANIQLGDFVVLSGAGTLGLGMVAPIKKSGAGTLVVLDLQDDRLELAKKFGADIVLNPSKVDAVQEIKNMTEGYGCDIYIEATGHPASVEQGLSAIRKLGTFVEFGVFGKPVTVDWSIISDRKELDLLGAHLGPYCYPLVIDGIAKGEIPTESVVSHEFGLEQFKEAFDLVKKGSESLKVILVP
- a CDS encoding DeoR/GlpR family DNA-binding transcription regulator, translating into MKMFASERKNIIMQILQEQERITVKDLAKEIGVSEATLRTDLSKMEMEGLLTRTHGGAVLNEESNNEMSFSAREKKNKQEKMQIAKLASEFVKEKQCILLDASSTVLEFARYLKEQPIRLTVVTSGLQTALELKDNPDITVILVGGLVTKGSTSIEGTLGVSILDNVNIDIFFTSANGFSVESGLTDFNLYEISLKKEMIKRSNKVVALVDSTKIGSNSSAAFAGLNQIDALITDQQVSAEMYQELVAHNIEVITPQ
- a CDS encoding MFS transporter, coding for MNDLRQQGSFLDKIGIPSNLVWGYIGVLIFMMGDGLELAWISTYLVEQGLTVQQAATLTTAYGVTIAIGAWFSGVMVEAIGPRKTMTIGVLFYVIGHALFVGLALPSIKYGLMIPTYAIRGFGYPLFAYSFLVWVTYKTPQQKLGTAVGWFWFVFTGGLSVLGAYFSSWAIQAFGHMATLWSAILWVLIGWLLAVFVNRDSFEVKAKGDNQASSKLKELLNGVTIVKREPKVAIAGIVRIVNQTSQYAFPLFLPIYLSNYGINMTVWLNIWGTIFISNIAFNLIFGVVGDKFGWRNTVTWFGGIGCATFTLLLYLAPQWFAGNIVALSIIGVLWGACLAGYVPLSALTPSLVSDGDKGAAMSILNLGAGLCVFVGPALVALFYNFVGAQGIIFILVGLYLLSAVLTRFLKLPSEVQVKGEGIEEKVI